One window of Candidatus Paceibacterota bacterium genomic DNA carries:
- the rplJ gene encoding 50S ribosomal protein L10: MPITKAKKKEILTKLEKSVKDSQSLVFVNFHGMTVANVTELRKKLTKEGIGYTVAKKTLMRKALETAGITGELPVLNGEVAIAYGADAIAPAREILVFQKKFDKKLSMLGGVFEKRYMNQSEIMGIATIPGREQLLGMFVNVINSPIQGFVVALDAIAKKKTS; this comes from the coding sequence ATGCCTATTACAAAAGCGAAGAAGAAGGAAATTCTTACAAAGCTCGAAAAGTCTGTGAAAGACTCGCAGTCTCTTGTCTTTGTAAATTTCCACGGAATGACGGTGGCAAATGTCACTGAACTCCGAAAGAAGCTCACCAAAGAGGGAATTGGCTACACTGTGGCTAAGAAGACTTTGATGAGAAAAGCTCTTGAAACTGCTGGCATCACTGGCGAACTTCCAGTGCTCAACGGTGAAGTGGCTATCGCATACGGTGCAGATGCTATCGCTCCAGCGCGGGAGATTCTTGTATTCCAGAAGAAATTCGACAAGAAACTTTCGATGCTCGGCGGAGTGTTTGAGAAGCGATATATGAACCAGTCAGAGATCATGGGCATTGCAACTATCCCTGGCAGAGAGCAGCTTCTCGGAATGTTTGTCAATGTTATCAATTCTCCGATTCAGGGATTTGTTGTTGCATTGGACGCGATTGCAAAGAAGAAGACATCCTAA
- the rplL gene encoding 50S ribosomal protein L7/L12 has translation MEDTKVEVPAKFHALVESVEKMSVLELNELVKVLEKKFGVSAAAVAVAGPAAAGPAAEEKSTYNVELKDAGAQKIAVIKVVKEVLALGLKEAKDLVDAAPKMLKEGMKKEEAEAVKKKIEEAGGKVELK, from the coding sequence ATGGAAGATACAAAAGTAGAAGTTCCGGCAAAATTCCACGCACTCGTAGAGAGCGTTGAGAAGATGTCTGTTCTTGAATTGAACGAACTCGTGAAAGTATTGGAAAAGAAATTCGGCGTATCTGCAGCAGCAGTTGCAGTCGCTGGACCAGCCGCAGCAGGACCTGCAGCGGAAGAGAAATCAACGTACAATGTTGAACTCAAAGATGCTGGCGCACAGAAGATTGCTGTTATTAAAGTAGTGAAAGAAGTTCTTGCTCTTGGACTCAAAGAGGCAAAAGACCTCGTAGACGCTGCTCCAAAGATGCTCAAAGAAGGAATGAAGAAGGAGGAAGCAGAAGCAGTGAAGAAGAAGATTGAGGAGGCAGGTGGTAAAGTAGAACTCAAGTAA